In Planctomycetia bacterium, the DNA window GCGACCTCGAGCGCATGCCGACGCCGGAAGCCCGGCGGGGCATCGCCTATCTCCTTTCGCAACAAAACTCCGACGGCGGCTGGGGAGGCGAAGGGAATAACCGGAAGCCGGCAGAGCGAAGTCGGAACGAAGAGGCAGGGCGTTCGAGCGTCGAGGAAACCGCGGTCGTCGTCGAGGCTTTGCTGGCGGAGTGTTCGCTGAAAAACGGCATTTCCTTCGATGCGCCGGAAAAGTTGCGCGAAGCGCTGGAAAAAGGGTTGAATTGGCTGATCGAGGGGGTCGAGTCCGGCCGGTTTCGCCAAGCTTCTCCCATCGGTTTCTACTTCGCCAAGTTGTGGTATTATGAGAAGCTGTATCCGTTGGTCTTTACCGTGTCGGCCTTAAGACATGCGGTCGCACGAATGGCGTTGCCTCCCCCCTAGAAACTCGCTCCCGGTCGCTCCGACGCTGCCGGCACAGCCCGACGCGGAAAACTTTCGCTCGCACACGGTTAACCCCGTGGTTTCCGAGCGGTTAGGTTTTCGGCGTCTCGTTTAACCCACCGTCCTGCACTGCGGAGTTTGCATCTTGGCTACGGCACCCGCGCACCTTTCCGGCACCGAACTCCCGCACGATGCGTCGTCGCACCCGAACGGGCAGGTCGTGCATAAGCACAACGTCGATGCAATCAACGGCAGCGCCCTAAACGGCAGTCCCGGCAACGGCGAAGCGGTCGCCGACGCGGCGGCTCGCAAGTCGAAGCGGCGCAACACCAGCCATCTCAAGGTCGTGCCGCCGACGAAGGAAGAACGAGAATCGCTCCGGACGGTCTGTCGCGAGACGGCGGCGAAGCTCGACAAGAGCCGCCCGATCACGAAAGACGAACTGGAAGCGATCACGCGCGAAATCATCGCGCGGCAAGGCTTGCCTGAAGGGTACGTCGGCTGGCTGATGGTGATGATGGCGAGCGAGTTTTGGGAATCGCAGGTCGCGGCGGTGCCGTTCGAGCGACGGCTATTTCTCTTGCCGCATTGCTTGAAGCACGCCGAAGGGTGCCCGGCCGACTACGACGACTACGGCCTCGACTGCAAAAAATGCGGCGCGTGCAGCATCGCCGATTTCCGCGCCGCGGCCGAGCAACTCGGTTACAAGGTGCTCGTGGCCGAAGGTTCGCCGATCGTGCTGAAGATCATCGTCGGGGGGCATGTCGACGCGATCGTCGGCGTCGCTTGCCTGAATGTGCTCGAGAAGGCGATCGATAAGATCTTGCTGGCCGGAATTCCCTGCATGGCGATTCCGCTCTTGTCGAGCGATTGCCGCAATACGAGCGTCGACGAAGATTGGGTGATGCAGATCGTGCAGAAGCGCGAGACGGCACCCGCGACGGCGACGAAGTCGTATGTGCATCTCATGCGCGCGGCCGCCGGGATGTTCGACCCGACGGAGCTCGAGCGCTTGGTCCCCCGGCTTCGCGGCGGCCCGCGCTTGGCCGACGCCACGAAGGATGGGCTCACCGGGATCTCGGCCGTCGATCCGATCGCGGGCACAGAAGCCATCGCCTACGATTTTCTTGCCAAAGGGGGAAAGCACTCCCGGCCGTTCATCACGCTGGCCGTCTACGATGCCTTAACCACCGGCAAAGGTTGCACGGCCGACGGT includes these proteins:
- a CDS encoding polyprenyl synthetase family protein, translating into MHKHNVDAINGSALNGSPGNGEAVADAAARKSKRRNTSHLKVVPPTKEERESLRTVCRETAAKLDKSRPITKDELEAITREIIARQGLPEGYVGWLMVMMASEFWESQVAAVPFERRLFLLPHCLKHAEGCPADYDDYGLDCKKCGACSIADFRAAAEQLGYKVLVAEGSPIVLKIIVGGHVDAIVGVACLNVLEKAIDKILLAGIPCMAIPLLSSDCRNTSVDEDWVMQIVQKRETAPATATKSYVHLMRAAAGMFDPTELERLVPRLRGGPRLADATKDGLTGISAVDPIAGTEAIAYDFLAKGGKHSRPFITLAVYDALTTGKGCTADGSAHLATLPDYVKRAALSIETFHKASLVHDDIEDDDQYRYGEETVHRKYGTATAINVGDYMIGLGYRLISRDARTMGPDAAADILDRLADAHMKLSEGQGAELLWRDSLQKQLSPLDALKIYALKTAPAFEAALYSGLRLAGPLDASVVWPTQFARHLGVAFQILNDLNDWRDDNHNKLVAGGDVLGGRPTVLWALALEGLNDLDRAELLQAAGVFDKAATLVDKYQERAEGIADVVESEDLRRLLYYLIDTVLERPTAESAIPNLTVISMP